GACCGACTCATCTAATTGATAAGAACCTTCATACCATAATGATCTGTAAAATCTTATTGCCAGCAGAGCTTAATGGCAGGAAGATATCCGCTGGCCACTTGCAAGTAATAGGGACCTCACAAATTGTTATAATCCTAAATATACAATTGAAACCTCAATATAATAGACATTAACCTTTGTTCCTTGCAAAAGGCAGGAGGCTATCCAGGCAGCCATACCAACCAAAAACCTTCACAAAGCATTCAGCCATTAAGCCATCATTTACAATTTCAAGGCACTAAGCTATAAGGTACCACTCTTATAATGTTTGAATGACAGCAGCAATGTGCCAGGATTGCGATAATTCATACGGTTAAATAATACAAAGCTCATTTAGGAAAAATAAATGTAAAAAAAATCACAATAACATACCAGACATGCTATCTATCAAATTATATGGATCACATTATGATCATGTAGTTGTAAAGATAATAGTAAAAGGAAAACCACCAAAATATATTACTTGATCAAATGTTTACTTCCAAGTGCTTAATTTACAACTTGTTATCTTCCAAGTACTTTCTTAAAGGAAACCTCGTGATTCTTTTATAATGAGGGAAACAACATCGTTTACATATCTTATTACAAGATAAAGGTCGAGTCAAATATAATGTGTCAGTAAGCTGCAGAGTTCTGAAATGGAATTATCTGCTGGTGTCACAACTCATTGTGCTGGGTTATCTTAATATGCCTATTCTTTTAGGACATCACATGGATGTGTCTGTCCCAGTCATAGTGCCAAGACATGAAGTTTAACAATTGAACAAGGTCCAGACCATTGCGTATGCAGGGGTGCAACCTGGGTGGTATCAATATAAGGCCAAACACAACCACAACCAACACTTGGATTCTCCAACCTTAAACCAAAAGTGCCTGACCTTGGGTTGCAAATTTTCTAACCATAATCCATGCCAGCTATATGTAGGGTTAAAAACACATGTCGGTCTGATTGGGTCAAGTTGAATCCAATTGGGTCAGGTTATAACAAAAATATTTACATCAAAAACATACTGTACTGAACAACTCATTTACCTTATGTAGTATGCACAGTAGGTAGCCAAATATACCAGGTTCCAATTAGGCCAAGTTAGAGTAGTCTTAGATTGAGTTACGATTGGATTTAGGTTGTTTTGGATTACTTCTAAACCAACCAAATATAGTGTCCAGTTGAACGCAAACCCATTGGACTAACTTAAAAGCCTTTGAGTTAAATCAAACCAACTTGCAGCCACATCCCAGAATGGAACACCATCTCATGAAATATGTACCATGCTGTTCTTGTACAGGGTCGGGAAGTAGTTCAGCAATATCATATAAAAAGTGTGATGCTCTAAAAAGCCTAATTAGACTTATGCTGAGTAGGGTACAGAGAattctaataataaaaaaatttacaaaaaattGCAAGAAtccaattgaaaaaaaaaaagggtgaaaGAAGTACTCTGAAAAAGTCACACATGTTTTGTATTGCGTCGCTGGTCAATCTTAAAAGCTGaaggatcataaaaaaatttaatgtagCACCTTCTACAACCATCCATCTCTAGTCTTAAGATCCATGACACCAACCAAATATCAAATATCCCCAAAAGTTAGGATTCTAAGATCATAAATTTTATTGCTTATAGCCCCTTATCCTTTTCTAAACTTAAATCCATTAAAGTAACAATTAATAAAGGACTTTCGAATATATATACTTGTGGTGAACTATTATTTAATTTATCTTATTTAGTGCTTATAGCCCTAAGTCACTCATGTACCTACATCTAGAGCTCTAAATTAAGCAGCTGGGACATAGTTCTGCCCCCTGTGACAAGATTATTTCGAAAGCAATAAATGACGTATCAGAAAAATATTTCTCACTCCTGAAAAAGCAGGTGTAAGGGCtatgtatttgcttctttgaCACGACAAAGATTTTACCACCTTCCAGCACTCCATAAACTGGAAAATAAAGTAAACTATATATTGGACCACAAAGTTCAATGGTGCATGTGCAAAAAATGGCAACACATCCTGATGATATATATTCCAGTCAATTATAAAATGTCATTACAAACTTGTTTCACATATCAAAAAGGGCAGTTCATGCCAATGCAAGATATGGGGAAGGGACAAAGATGTCGATGGCATTACTCCTTCAAGCAAAGAGGTATTTATGTTCTTTGGCATATCAAGGAGTCAAACTATAACCAACAAATAGTAATCAAATAAGCCATTGATTATGCTACAAGCAACATTTAGCCTAAAACACAATCACCCAAATATGTCAATCTAACAGCATGTTGATCAGATATGGAAATAATTAAAACCGACCTTAAATGGTTCATGTCCTAGGTGAGTGTGAGTGTGCTGCATCTGAGCCATATGCAGAGGAACTTTCACTGCCAGAATCTGCAGAAAGCCTCTTGAATTTAAGTGCTTAATCTTAATTTACATTAGATAGTAAATAAACAACTCAGACTTATTTGCTCAGAACCTTCTAAGAGACAAGACAAATCATTTGTGATCGAGAGAGTTCATTACCACTGGATGAAGACCCAGAATCACTGCTAGAACTGCTGGAGCTACTTGATCTAATTGCATTATCCCCTTTGTTTTCTCCTCCAACCGGTGATGAAGAAGCTACATACTTCTCATCAACCACTGCTTTTCAATTAACCCATAATTATAAAAGGAAATAACAATGATCTAAGGAAGaactgaaatatacaagttttgtATGTCTTACATTTCTCAGGTTCTTCGGAAGCAATAGGCTCTTCAATCTGCAGGAGTAACAAGAAAGGTGACATAAATATGTTTACCCTTACTATATACCTGTCTTACTTTTCTGCAGAGAAGGAAAGCACATTAACATATTATAGCCATACCATTTTATGAACCACTTCAGGTGCATTACGCTCAGCTGCTTGTGTTACTGAAATGGCAAGCTCTGCCTTCCTTTTATTCTTGCTTAGAGTCTTTTTGTAATTTGTAATGAATCTGTCAAGTTCCCAGAGAGTCTCCACATCCACACTATCGATATCTActtcaatttcatcatcatgctgGCTCAGGGACGAGTTCCGTTTCTTAATAATCTGCACGACAGCCTCCAGCTTTTCTGGGGGCAGGTTCTGCAGGTTGTTGCTCAGCTTTTGCTTTTCCTCAAATGTCATATCCCTCTTGTTCGGATCTTTAGCCTTTGGCTTCTTTGGAGCTGGCGTTCTTCCAATGTGTGTTGGATGATTTCCTGGTTTCATCATTGGTTCAGCTGCCACAGGATGCACAGTGGAGTCAGACCTCTCCAACATCCTCAAGTCCAGTGGTGGAGGCGTCTGGATTACTGGTTGGCGAGCATGGTGTGCAAACTCAGCCTCTATGGCAGGCCACCTCTCCTCAAATATCTGAAGAAGCTGCTCTGCCATGACATAGACATCCTGCCCCTTGGGGTTGTAAGTCATTGCATTCCGAAAAGTCAGTCTCACATCCTCAGCAAACTCATAAGGCGAACTGTACCAGTCTTTGGCAAACCGGGACTTCAC
This DNA window, taken from Musa acuminata AAA Group cultivar baxijiao chromosome BXJ3-7, Cavendish_Baxijiao_AAA, whole genome shotgun sequence, encodes the following:
- the LOC103991238 gene encoding transcription factor GTE4 translates to MASAPPAGGGKVYTRKSLNKAPKRSSQPRPPPPPPDDLDSPRRHRSPPAASDDASSGPNRPSVGPSLANGHGPRGLGVAVGLTCRSRQEARELRRKLTADLDLVRALSKRLEAHELQLASAAGYTRSQLSVTDPNTPGSARRAPDVTAPSATAGWSRRQLSVSVPASENNPSEGAEKEKRTPKANQYYRNSDFILGKEKCGPSDQQGHKKSKAIGGKKQSSELPDGGGAHLVDKKLYAQAFKSCSVLLSKLMKHKHGWVFNVQVDAKGLGLHDYYTIIKCPMDLGTVKSRFAKDWYSSPYEFAEDVRLTFRNAMTYNPKGQDVYVMAEQLLQIFEERWPAIEAEFAHHARQPVIQTPPPLDLRMLERSDSTVHPVAAEPMMKPGNHPTHIGRTPAPKKPKAKDPNKRDMTFEEKQKLSNNLQNLPPEKLEAVVQIIKKRNSSLSQHDDEIEVDIDSVDVETLWELDRFITNYKKTLSKNKRKAELAISVTQAAERNAPEVVHKMIEEPIASEEPEKLVDEKYVASSSPVGGENKGDNAIRSSSSSSSSSDSGSSSSDSGSESSSAYGSDAAHSHSPRT